A single region of the Luteolibacter arcticus genome encodes:
- the eboE gene encoding metabolite traffic protein EboE — protein MRFPHGHLAYCTNIHPAEDWPSTFQALDTHALRVRDLVSPGQPYAIGLRLSAKAAAELLTGDYLPGFKDWLAAENAYVCSLNGFPYGDFRAGAFVKRNVFRPDWTDPARLEYTKELFTIISELVPEGVDGSVSTLPGSFKEFGADETLIHAQLIELAGFLDALSDVSGRDLHLGLEPEPRGHFENTEETLRFFDRLLDASPDHEQIKRRIGINYDCCHFALQYEDARTSLNALRGEGLRLSKIHLSAALALDPRIPEAVEAISAFDEPTFLHQVLARHPDGRIERFTDLPDGLASLDTAEGRDAEQWRVHFHIPLDAEPAGPLKSTRQHSRDALMLAEEVPDLCSHWEIETYTWGVLPADMQRPVEEQIAAEYRWVLGTNAA, from the coding sequence ATGCGCTTTCCCCACGGTCACCTCGCCTACTGCACGAATATCCACCCCGCCGAGGACTGGCCGAGCACCTTTCAGGCCCTCGATACCCACGCGCTGCGCGTCCGCGATCTTGTCTCCCCGGGCCAACCCTACGCCATCGGCCTGCGTCTCTCCGCCAAGGCCGCCGCCGAACTCCTGACAGGCGATTACCTCCCCGGCTTCAAGGACTGGCTCGCTGCGGAAAACGCCTACGTCTGCAGCCTGAACGGCTTCCCCTACGGCGACTTCCGCGCCGGGGCCTTCGTGAAGCGCAATGTCTTCCGCCCCGATTGGACCGATCCGGCCCGGCTGGAATACACCAAGGAACTCTTCACCATCATCTCCGAGCTGGTGCCGGAGGGCGTCGATGGCTCCGTCTCCACCCTGCCGGGCTCCTTCAAGGAATTCGGTGCAGATGAAACGCTGATCCACGCGCAGCTCATCGAACTTGCCGGCTTCCTCGATGCCCTCAGCGACGTCTCCGGCCGCGACCTTCACCTCGGCCTGGAACCCGAACCGCGCGGCCATTTCGAGAACACAGAGGAGACCCTGCGCTTCTTCGACCGCCTGCTCGATGCCTCGCCGGACCACGAACAGATCAAGCGCCGCATCGGCATCAACTACGACTGCTGCCACTTCGCGCTCCAGTACGAGGATGCCCGTACTTCGCTCAATGCCCTGCGCGGCGAAGGCCTGCGCCTGTCGAAGATCCACCTCTCCGCCGCGCTCGCGCTCGACCCGCGGATACCGGAAGCGGTGGAGGCCATCAGCGCCTTCGACGAACCGACCTTCCTCCATCAGGTGCTCGCCCGCCATCCCGACGGCCGCATCGAACGCTTCACCGACCTGCCCGACGGCCTCGCCTCGCTGGACACCGCCGAAGGTCGCGATGCCGAGCAATGGCGCGTCCACTTCCACATCCCGCTCGATGCCGAACCGGCCGGGCCGCTGAAATCCACCCGCCAGCATTCTCGCGATGCCCTGATGCTCGCCGAGGAGGTCCCGGACCTCTGCTCCCACTGGGAGATCGAGACCTACACCTGGGGCGTGCTCCCGGCTGACATGCAACGTCCGGTGGAAGAACAGATCGCCGCCGAATATCGCTGGGTACTCGGCACCAATGCCGCGTAG